In Lactuca sativa cultivar Salinas chromosome 5, Lsat_Salinas_v11, whole genome shotgun sequence, the DNA window CCGTCTGAAGAATCATCTTCTGATGGTTGACAACACTCGACCATAATATCAAGAAGTAAATCGATTATAGCCTGTTGCAAAACTTTGACACCCATTAAGAGATTGATCAAACTAGGTGAAGATTCATCGGTTTTGGGAATTTTCTTGCCATCATTGGTGCTACCGGAAAGCTTAGTTGGCAGGAGGAGCCGCTTCACTTTGGCGGGGTCGTCAAGGTAAACGCGAAGTCCGGTCAAGAATCCGGCGATTGCTCCGGCATCCATCAGAAGCTTTTCTCTTAAAGTCACTTGAGGCTGTGAAGGGTTATCACCATATGTGAGGTGAAACCCTGCTCTTGAAAGAAGGTTTCTGAATATGTCTTCTTCATCACCACTGATTCCTTCTTCACTGTCCTCTGAATCAATCAGTTCATCAGGATCAGTTGTCAGAGCATCCTGATCATCTTCAGAAGCATAAACCTAGAAAAAAAGATTTAACTTTTTTACTAAAAGAAAAAAGGAGAATGGGGGATTAAGAGACTACTTAACTAACCTCAAGATCAGCAAACTCAAACCATGGGCAACAATCcaagatttcacatacaaaaacAACTGTGTCTCTTACAAGAAACCCTGCATCTGCTTCAAGCATATCAGAAACCTTCATAAACTGAAGCACAGAATTATTCCATGTCTTTGTACAAATAGATGACTCCTTCCACACAGTTTTTGAAGGATTCTTTTGATTCAAAACAGCCATTCTGTATTTCACCCAAAAGTTCTTATCAGGGTCAGTCCCAACAGACTGATCACTCTCAAGGTATATGCATATTGTGTCAAAAGACTCATATACCCCTGCATTACGAAAACACAAAACTGTTACTACACCTCTTAACATATTTGGTTATATTATATCACAACTTCACAAGAAAACTAAAAAGTACAAAAATACCTACCTAGACGAAGCTCACATCCACCAGCTTGAAAGAATCTACTAAATATCTTACGGGTTTCCATTATATCTTTAAAAGACAAAAAATTCTCCACCTTCCATGTAAAAGAACTCATTTTGCCTCCACCAGAATTATTAGAAGATTCAGTTTCTTGATCTGTAGTAAAGTCCTGCATTATGGATGTCTCCTTTAAAATTAAAACTTCTGCTGAAAAGACTACAACATCATGAACAAGAAACCCGGAATCTTGATCAAATAGACTTGTTAAGGTTACAAATTCACGCCACCCCCAGTCTTTTGCAGATTTTGAGTAACGATTCTGAGATTCTTTTGTGACAGATTTGTCCTCCATTTTTTGATTGACAACTGACAAACGATGGCTCACAAAACAACTCCAGTCACTTGTGGTGTTTCTTGAATCTGTAACCTCAAGAAAAACTGAAAGATGACATGGTGGCTGAGACTGCCCTGATACAATGAAGCACAAGTGTcaattgtcaaaactcaaaatcAGACATATTTCTACAAAACACTTGTGAAATTCAATAAAATAATAGCATACCTCTGGGGTAAACTATAAGTCTGCAATCACGGTTTCCAATTTGAAACCTCCTGCTCTTGATACAAAGGCCTGTGATCTTTCTCTTTTTGAGAAGATCTTTCAACCTTGTGAAGTTTTCAATCCTCCATGTGAATTTACCCATATGGCCATCTGATTTTCTAGCACCACTCATGATTCTGCCTGCAATCAATCCCCCATTCTTTGAGAAGCTACTATGCTCCTTGATGACATGAAAGGATGTGCTAAACACAGCTGTGTCATCCACTAAAAACCCTGATTCTCCACCAGAGAAATCTGTCATTTTCATGTAATCATTCCAACCTAAACTTGTGTTATCTCCACTCTTATTATCAGCAGCAAACCTCCCATATGAATCCCTATGCATGTGATTCATGCCAGGTTTTTGATTCAAAACAGACATTCGAAACAAACACCAACAACTCCTATCTGAAATTGATGCCTTCTCAGTATCTTTACTTTCTAAACACATGGACAAGTAATCCACTCCATTAACAGAACTCTGGTAGATACTGATACGCAAATTACACTCTCCAGCTGGGAAAACAGGGCTCATTATCTTCTGTGTCTTAATCATTTCTTTAAACAAGGTAAAATTGTGGACCTTCCAAGTGAACTTCCCACTCAATACATCACCAACAGGTCCAGTCATCACAACGGAATTGGAGACAGAGTTGGACTGAAGCTCATTATTATCACGCACAAAATTAATGGATTCATTCAATATGAGAATATCGGCAGTAATAAGAACACAATGATCATCATTAAAAAGAAATCCTGATTTCGTGTCAAGTATGGAAGCGGATGGTGTAAAATCACACCATCCATGAGACTTCTTCTTTGTGGAAAACCTGTGCCAAGAATCACGATGAATAGATTTAGAATCATCGGTAGGGTTTACTACAGTTAATCGATAACTAGCGAAACAGTCCCACTTAGAAGAGGAAGTGCCTCTAGGGTCCATGATTTGTAAATAAATCGAAATATAACCAGGCAATGCCTGCGAGTCGCCCTTAGGGTACACTAACAAACGGCAATCGTATCCGCCGACTTCGAAATACTTACTCCACAAAGCCCTAGTTTTAACCCTAGGAAAATTGAAGATTGTCCATTTACACACGGCGGCGAATTCGCCACGCCTCTCGATTGTCACGGACTCCAACGACGATGACGACGACGACGATGAGGAAGAGGAACAATCACGAGAAGACGATGATGCAGGATGGTCCTCAGTCGCCGGAGACGTTGCATTCATTAGTTGTACGGTTGGAGAAGGCGGCGGCGGCTGCTGTGATGACGACGTCAaggacgatgatgatgatgaaactgCAGCTTCTGCTGACGATGAAGAAGAGACGGCCTCAGATGATGTTTGATGATGGTGATGCTTCATTGTTCTGCGTAGATTAACGAATTTTTTTGTGTTCTATTTATAGATTTTTCTGCGTTCGatttttcttgatgaaatatATGGAGATTGAGAGAGTGGTGTGGGGCTGGAGCCTGGAGGTGGGGTGGGAGAAGGGAGGGGAACAAAGCACACAGGGTTGGGGTTTTCTTTGGTGCAATTTGGCAAGGCTAAACTATGGCTAACCTCAAAACTACAGTGGAGGGTACtacagtaaaaaaaaaattatttatatttataaaaggtttaaacATGTTTTATGGTATTGTACCTCATACCAAAGAGATTATAATATGTTTTTTAATGTCCAATATTAGAAAACTACATATGATATAAACTAAAATGCATTAATGTGTAGGACATTTTGATTATCACATTGTGTTTTTTAATCAAGAGTGTGTACATACCACTACTATGGGTAAGGTTTCATTGTGACTTATGAGTAGTATATAGCTACATTGAGACGTTGTTGTATAAGGTTCAAAAACTTATGTGCATTGTTTTGTAAATGGTTTGTACCATAGATTTATATGTGTTGCTTAAAAATCTTACACATATAGTCATTAGAGTTAACTTGGTTTGTCATAGCATATGCATAAGAGATCTCAATTTTAGTTATGTTATTCAAATATTAATGTTGAATCATTAGATCATCTCATATCATTTATAAGTTGAGGTGTTTCTagttttataaaaatttaaatgTTAAAACTGTTAATTAGCGAATTATAGAGAAACGTTTAGGAATGTTAAACGATTCATGAAATCTCGATTTAAACATTAGCTTCTTCTACATGCATAATATTAGAGATAATTGCAAGTTGCTTCTACATGCATGGTACCTTGATGATGACATACTTATTGGAGATTCGGAGGAAGTGGCCAAAGCGTTAGACATCATTAATGTTATTGGCCTAAAATTGGGCCTTCGGTTGAATATCAAGAAAACTGAGCTCTTTTGGCCCTCGTGTGATGGTAGGAAGTTGTGTGAGGGGTTATTCCCGGTTGGCATCGGGAGGCCGCCATTGGGGGTGAAACTTATCGAGGATCTGTTAGTAGAGATGCTAGTTTCATTAGCAGCTTAGTCATAAAGAGAGTTGAAAACGCTGTGAATTTGATGCACCTTCTTCCACAGTTTTCTGACCCGCAAAGTTAGCTCCTTTTGTAACACCTGATTCAAGGTACTTTTCATTTTTTACCCTTGGTATGTAAATATTTTGCAGATTTGGTCCCTGGGGGCAAAGTTTCCATTTTCGGAAATCTCAGCGTACGCGGGGCATGCTTCTCGTACGCAGG includes these proteins:
- the LOC111908425 gene encoding uncharacterized protein LOC111908425, with amino-acid sequence MKHHHHQTSSEAVSSSSSAEAAVSSSSSSLTSSSQQPPPPSPTVQLMNATSPATEDHPASSSSRDCSSSSSSSSSSSLESVTIERRGEFAAVCKWTIFNFPRVKTRALWSKYFEVGGYDCRLLVYPKGDSQALPGYISIYLQIMDPRGTSSSKWDCFASYRLTVVNPTDDSKSIHRDSWHRFSTKKKSHGWCDFTPSASILDTKSGFLFNDDHCVLITADILILNESINFVRDNNELQSNSVSNSVVMTGPVGDVLSGKFTWKVHNFTLFKEMIKTQKIMSPVFPAGECNLRISIYQSSVNGVDYLSMCLESKDTEKASISDRSCWCLFRMSVLNQKPGMNHMHRDSYGRFAADNKSGDNTSLGWNDYMKMTDFSGGESGFLVDDTAVFSTSFHVIKEHSSFSKNGGLIAGRIMSGARKSDGHMGKFTWRIENFTRLKDLLKKRKITGLCIKSRRFQIGNRDCRLIVYPRGQSQPPCHLSVFLEVTDSRNTTSDWSCFVSHRLSVVNQKMEDKSVTKESQNRYSKSAKDWGWREFVTLTSLFDQDSGFLVHDVVVFSAEVLILKETSIMQDFTTDQETESSNNSGGGKMSSFTWKVENFLSFKDIMETRKIFSRFFQAGGCELRLGVYESFDTICIYLESDQSVGTDPDKNFWVKYRMAVLNQKNPSKTVWKESSICTKTWNNSVLQFMKVSDMLEADAGFLVRDTVVFVCEILDCCPWFEFADLEVYASEDDQDALTTDPDELIDSEDSEEGISGDEEDIFRNLLSRAGFHLTYGDNPSQPQVTLREKLLMDAGAIAGFLTGLRVYLDDPAKVKRLLLPTKLSGSTNDGKKIPKTDESSPSLINLLMGVKVLQQAIIDLLLDIMVECCQPSEDDSSDGSSRPSAASSPPELDRRTTTTTTTTGVTESSQVYAHERLDSGGNEIASASAVQSSEFMTEKPFAGPPFSPPETYAASSSESSSLRSKAKWPEQSEELLGLIVNSLRALDGAVPQGCPEPRRRPQSAQKIALVLDKAPKHLQHDLIALVPKLVDHSEHPLAATALLDRLKKPDAEPDLLLPALGALSQLKCNSEVWERVLFQSFELLEDSNDAPLAATIDFIFKAALHSQHLPEAVRSVRGRLKDLGGEVSPCVLDYLSRTVASCNDIGEAILKDIDNEDNDGYTSAPRGVLLFEGTTMTSHETHFSDIYMLLEMLSIPCISIESSQTFEKAVSRGAISAQSVAIVLERRIARRINLTSCSQFEEEEEEVVFEDGDTMEQLRVERDDFTSVLGLAESLGVSRDPCVRGFVKMLYTILFKWYADGPYRLRILKRLVDRATSATDASRELDLDLEILVFLVSEEQEFVRPVLSMMQEVADLANVDRAALWHQLCSNEDELIRIREESKTQVSNMTKEKTVLLQRLSDTEATNSRLKSEMKSEMDRFSLERKEMCEQMQEIESQLEWLRSERDDEIAKLTAEKKLFQERLHDAETQLSQLKSRKRDELKRITKEKNALAERLRNAEAARKRFDDELKRYATENVSREEIRQSLEDEIRRLTQTVGQTEGEKREKEEQIARCEAYIDGMESKLQTCEQYIHSLEGSLQEEMSRHAPLYGAGLEALSMKELETISRIHEEGLRQIHALQQRKGVAGPTVSPHSHGMYPGAPPPPMAVGLPPALVQNGMGMGVGVGVVHGNGHVNGAIGGPWFNHS